The Euleptes europaea isolate rEulEur1 chromosome 9, rEulEur1.hap1, whole genome shotgun sequence nucleotide sequence GTAGGGTCAACAGTGAGAACTccgtgtgttttttaaatcagttGGAGGGCCTGTTcttcagggtgaccttcagttatAGTTGACCTTCATGAGTATCCTTCTTCATAAAGTCTGTTTGACTTCTTTTCACATGTTTTGAGGggtgttttgtatgtttgtgtgtgtatgaaatGTTTTGTACCTTGGCTGTTTTGTACTGTGGCTTGATACTTACTTAgtgatagtctgcctttctccttgtGCTCTGCCCACCTCTCAGGTATTTCTGGAATGGCTACAAATTAGCAGGTTATGGGTGTTTTTGTAAATGCCCCCATTCAAAATTTCTGGCTTCTGATTGCAGCGAATATATACACTTATACATTTTATCTCTACATTTATAGGACATAAATGACAAAAAATAGGGTTGTGAACTGACTAGATAAAATATTTATAGGCCTATCCTGCTCTTGTACCTTTTGAAGTAGTTTGATGTTCAGAAATCTACAGGTGAAGATTTTAATGTATTGGAAAGAAGCAATAATTTGCTAATGTCTACACATCAATTTGTTAATGTCGTAttgaaaagttggcaactctaaccataacTGCAATAGCAATTTGAAAGATAAATTCTGTATAGAATAAGCAGCTTCTAGATGCTGGGATGACAATAAAATACTGTGAATTGCATGACGCTGGTGTTTACATCGTTATTGTGTGTTATTTTTTGGTGGTCTCAGTGATATGTGGGATgtatcaaaaatatttttttgtttatcaTTTCAGCTATGAAGTCTTACATTCCAGTTCTCATTCTTCTGTGGAGCGCTGTTGGGATTGCAAGGGCTGCCAAAATTGTTGTTGTGCCGCCAATTATGTTTGAAAGCCATCTCTATATTTTCAAGACCGTGGCCTCTGCCTTGCATGAGCAAGGCCACCAGACAGTTTTCCTCCTGTCTGAGGGCAGAGAAATCCCTCCATCTAATCACTATAGACTGCTCCGTTACCCGGGGATCTTTAATAGCACCACCTCAGATGAGTATCTTCAATCCAAAATGAGGAATATCTTTTCTGGGAGACAAACAATTCTGGAACTGTTTGACATACTGGATCACTATTCCAAGAACTGTGACATGATTGTGGGCAACAAGAAGTTCATCCATACCATGAAACAGGAGAAATTTGACCTGCTGCTAGTGGATTCGAATGAGATGTGTGGATTTGTTATTGCTCACCTATTAAGGGTTAAATATGCTGTTTTTTCCACTGGCCTATGGTACCCAGCAGAAGTAGGTGCTCCAGCACCTTTAGCATATGTTCCAGAATTCAATTCACTTCTCACAGATCACATGAATTTGCTAGAGAGGATTAAGAACTCTGTTGTTTATCTGGTTTCAAGATTTGGAGTTCATTTTTTGGTTCTGCCAACATTTGACAGGATAATGCAGAAGCACAATGTTCAGCCACAAAGGTCCATGAATGAATTGGTGCATGAATCCAGCCTGTGGATGCTGTGTACTGATGTAGCATTAGAGTTTCCAAGACCCACGCTACCAAACGTTGTATATGTGGGAGGAATCCTTACCAAACCAGCCAGTCCTCTACCAGAAGTAAGGTTTGCCAATTTTTTACTTTTATGGCGATATTTTCTAGTAACTGCTCTTTATACTCAAGTGATTTATATAATTTTATAGTTTGTTATCTTTCTAATAATGCTTCTGCAAGCTGTTGTAATTCATGTTATGATTTCTTTTGTCCTCTCATTTATTGTAGTAGGGAATTGTTTTAGTTATTACCTATAAGTGAATTTAAGCCTAGCTGAGAAGTTTACAGAACTGTTAATTCAGTAGATGACATATGGTAGTGTTAAATTTAAGATCCTAGTCATAAACATACAAAAtagtaaaaagaaaacaaaactccAACACATACT carries:
- the UGT8 gene encoding 2-hydroxyacylsphingosine 1-beta-galactosyltransferase; translated protein: MKSYIPVLILLWSAVGIARAAKIVVVPPIMFESHLYIFKTVASALHEQGHQTVFLLSEGREIPPSNHYRLLRYPGIFNSTTSDEYLQSKMRNIFSGRQTILELFDILDHYSKNCDMIVGNKKFIHTMKQEKFDLLLVDSNEMCGFVIAHLLRVKYAVFSTGLWYPAEVGAPAPLAYVPEFNSLLTDHMNLLERIKNSVVYLVSRFGVHFLVLPTFDRIMQKHNVQPQRSMNELVHESSLWMLCTDVALEFPRPTLPNVVYVGGILTKPASPLPEDLQTWVDGANENGFVLVSFGAGVKYLSDDISYKLAHALARLPQRVIWRFSGNKPRNLGNNTKLIEWLPQNDLLGHSNIKAFLSHGGLNGIFETMYHGVPVVGIPLFGDHYDTMTRVQSKGMGILLNWKTITEDDLYNALVEVINNPSYRQQAQKLSEIHKDQPGHPVERTVYWINYILRHNGAQHLRAAVYNISLYQYFLLDVALVVLLGTALLCYVLARMAKFVRKQSKHLWSVDEHTAVNGHYQNGIPNGKYRRNGHIKHEKKVK